Within Sinorhizobium sp. RAC02, the genomic segment TGTCGCTCGGGATCAATCCATCGGCGCGGTCACCGAGCGGTTCGGTCGCGACCATCTGGGTCGAGACCGGCATGACGCGCGAGACGAGTTTCGGCACGACATGGCCGAGATAGGCATTGCCGCAGATGACGGCGGTGTTTGCCGTGACGCTGCCGCGCGCGGTGTGGATGACCGGCTTTTCAGCCTCATGTTCGACGCGGATGACGGGCGATTGTTCGTAGATCACGCCGCCGAGCGATTCGAGTGCCTTGGCCTCGCCGAGGGTGAGGTTGAGCGGGTGCATGTGGCCGCCGGTGGTGTCCAGCATGCCGCCGACATAGGCATCCGTCTTGACGAGTTTCTGGATCGCCGCCTTGTCGAGCATCTGGTGGTCGTCCATGCCGTAGCTCTTCCACAGAGCTTTCTTGTGCTCCAGGTCCTTCATGTGCGCGGGCGTGTAGGCGGCGTAGATGTTGCCGGTCTTCATGTCGCAATCGATGTCGTATTGCGAGACGATGCGGCGAATGATCTTGCCGCCTTCCTGCACGAGGCCACCGACAAAGGCGCCAGCCTGGTCGCCGTAACGGCGCTTGATCGTGTCGAGGCTGGCGTTCAGACCGTTGACGATCTGGCCGCCGTTGCGGCCCGATGCGCCCCAGCCGATGCCCGCACCTTCGACCATCACGACCTTGTAGCCCTTCTCGGCGAGATGGATGGCGGTCGAGAGGCCGGAATAGCCGGCGCCGAGCACGGCGACGTCGGCCGTCACTGCGCCTTCAAGCACTTTTGGCGTACGCACGATGTTGCGGGAAGCGGCGTAGTAGCTGTCGGGATAGGTGCCGTTGCCGGCATAGGATTCATTCGTAGCCATCAGACGATTTCCAGGTAGGCGCTGAACTCGAAGTCGGTCACCTGTTCGGCGAAGCCGGCGATTTCCTGCCGCTTGCAGGCGATCAGCATGGAGCGGAGATCCGCGTCGAAGATTTCCGAGACGATCGAGCCGTTCTCGAAGGCGGTGACGGCCGAACCCCATTCCGAGGGGATGCGCGGCAGCTGCGAGAGATAGGCGCGGCCCGAGACCGGTGCCGGCGGCTCCCACTTGTTGCGGATGCCGACAAGCGCAGCGCCAAGGATGCCCGCCATGACGAGATAGGGGTTGGCGTCGGCGCCGGCGACGCGGTGCTCGATGCGCCGCGCCTTGTTGCTGCCGCCGGGAATGCGGATGGCGGCGGTGCGGTTCTCGTAGCCCCAGGAGACGGAGGTCGGGGCGTGCGTGTCCGGCCTGAGGCGGCGGTAGGAGTTGAAATGCGGCGCGAAGAGCAGCGTCGATTCCGCCATGCCGCGCGTGAGGCCCGCGACGGCATGTTTCATGATGTCGGAGCCCTCAGGCGTGCCGTCGTCGAAGACGTTGTTGCCGTCCTCGTCGATCAGGCTGAAATGCATGTGCATGCCGCTGCCGGAACGCATGCCGTAGGGTTTTGCCATGAAGGTGGCGGCAAAGCCGTGTTTGCGGGCGATGCCCTTGATGATGCGCTTGAAGAACAGTGCGTCGTCGGCGGCCTTCAACGGGTCGTCGGAATGCATGAGATTGATTTCGAACTGGCCAATGCCGTTTTCGGCGACGGCCGAATCCGCCGGCACGTTCTGCCGCTCGCATTCCGCATAGACGTCGGAGAAGAACTGGCCGAAATCGTCAAGCTCGTCGATCGACAGGATGGCGTCGGAATCGAGCCGCTTGCCGGTATAGGGCGAGATCGGCGGCTGGGCATGATCCGGCTCGGCGTCGATCAGGTAGAATTCCATCTCCGAGGCGACGACGGGGCGCAAGCCGAGTTCGTGATACTGGCGCACGATATTGGCGAGCGCCTGGCGCGGATCGGCGAGGAAGGGTTCGCCATTCTCCTTGAACAGCCAGAGCGGCACGACGGCGGACGGTTTCAGCGTCCAGCTCACGGGCAGCGCACCACGGCCGGTCGCCGCGCAGATGCCGTCCATGTCGCCGCTCGCGAAGACGTGGCTCGAGCCGACGATGTCCTCGCCCCAGACGTCCACGCCGACGATGGAAAGCGGCATGCGGATGCCGCCCTTCAACACCTTTTCCGCCTGCCCGACGGGCACGCGCTTGCCGCGCAGGATGCCGTTCAGATCGCAGACGACGGCCTGGATGCTTTCCACGCCATCGGCGGTGATCAGCCAATTGGAATCTTCGTTCATCGCCCTCGTCTTTCTATATCACATAGTAATATTTGTGATCACATTTTGGAAATATGCACACTTTCTTGTCGCCGGTCAAGCTGCTAGAACCTGTCACAAGGGGTAGGATAGCACCCCGCAGCCGGTCACAGGAGGGATGGATTGGGCAATTTGGCGCTTGAGCCGCTGGACCGGCCGGAAGGCATGACGACGCATGAATATGCGCATCGGCGCCTGCGCCAGGCGATCATGGTGGGCTCCATCCGGCCGGGCGAATCACTGACCATTCGCGGCATTGCGGAGGCGATGGAATCGAGCCCGACGCCCGTGCGCGAAGCCCTGCGGCGCCTCAGCTCCGAGGGGGCACTCCGGGTGCTCGACAACAGGCGCATCATGGTGCCGCGCATGACGGCGGACCGCTTCAGCGAGCTGGTCTCGCTGCGCTCCGTGCTGGAGCAGCATGCCGCCCGCCGGGCCGTGCCGCACATCACCGAACGGCGCATCGACCGGCTTGCCGAGATCGACAAGGCGCAGGACGAGGCGATTTCCCGCAAGGACAACGGGACGGCCCTGTTGCTGAACCAGGAATTCCATCGCACGCTATACACTGCCAATCCCGAGCAGGTGATCATGCCGATGGTGGAGAGCATCTGGCTCCAGCTCGGCCCCTTCCTCGGCATCGCCATGGAACATGTCGCCCAGCTCTATTTCGTCGATCGTCACGTGGAGGCCATCGAGGCGCTGCGCAAGCGCGACGAGGATGCTGTGGCGGCGGCGATCAAGGCCGATATTTCCGAGGGCATCGGCGGCTTCGAGCGCGCGGCGATCGAAAACCTGCTGCGGCTTGCCGGGCAATAGGTCTAATCGACCGTCACAGTATCGCCAAGCGCAATCCTGCCCGGGGCGACCACCCTGGCCAGTACGCCAAAGCCGCCGCCGCCATGTTTGGCGATCGTGTGCAGCACATCCTTGTCGAACGGCACGCCGGGCTGGCCAAGCGCGGTAAAGGCGCAACGCGCGCAGGGCTCGAGGATTTCGATGACCGCGTTGCCGGCGCGTAGGATGCGGCCAATGAGCTTTTGCTCGACGAAATCGACGTCACCCGCATATGTGCCGATCAGGATGTTGGGCCGAAAACGCCTGATGTCGAGGATGGCCGTGGGCAACAGTGCTTGCAGGTGTGCCAGCGAAGACGTGGTCAGAATATGCAGGTGATCGCGATCATAACGCGGTGCCGCACCCGTTTCGCCGAAGGGCAGGAACTGGACGGGGAATTCGAGATGGTCGGAAGCGATCGTGTCGGCCGTCGGCGAGGGGAGGGCATGCCATGCGGTGCCATCGCGGCTGATTTCCGGCCCATCGACAGCCGCCCGCGATTGGAGCCCCGGAACCGGCCGCCAGCGCCGCTCTTTTTCCGGCGCCGCAACGGCCTTGCTGTCTTTGTCGAACAGGCCCCATTGGCGGTCGCCGACGATACCGGCTTCGTCGAGCTCGGCGGTTTCGAGCTGTTCTCCGGTCAGCGAGCTGACGGGATAACGCCAGAGTTCGCGCGTGGTACCAAACTGCATGCCGCTTCCTTTCGAAGGTCCCCTCGTGTCGTGACGCTATCGCCGCATCCGGCCGGTGTCCATCTCTGGCGCCTGAAGGCGCTTTGCCGCAAGCAAGCGGCTTGCATCCCCCGTTCGGCCCATGCAATGGATCAGAAAACCTGAATGTGGACTATGGGGCAGGCACATGAAGACGGACGTCATTGTTCTCGGCGCGGGCGTGATCGGCATTTCGACCGCGATCCATCTGGCACGGCGCGGCAAATCGGTGGTGCTCGTCGATCGCCGGGGTGCTGCGGAAGAGACATCCTATGGCAATGCCGGCCTGATCCAGCGCGAGGGTGTCTTTCCCTACGGTTTCCCGCACGATTTCGGCGCGCTGTTCCGCTATGCGCTGAACAACACGATCGATGCGCATTATCATCCGTCGGCGATCCCGAGCATCATTCCGTTCCTGGCGCGCTACTGGTGGCATTCCGGCTTCCGGCAGCACCAGAGCATCGCCCATCTCTATGCGCCGCTCATCGAGAATTC encodes:
- a CDS encoding FAD-binding oxidoreductase → MATNESYAGNGTYPDSYYAASRNIVRTPKVLEGAVTADVAVLGAGYSGLSTAIHLAEKGYKVVMVEGAGIGWGASGRNGGQIVNGLNASLDTIKRRYGDQAGAFVGGLVQEGGKIIRRIVSQYDIDCDMKTGNIYAAYTPAHMKDLEHKKALWKSYGMDDHQMLDKAAIQKLVKTDAYVGGMLDTTGGHMHPLNLTLGEAKALESLGGVIYEQSPVIRVEHEAEKPVIHTARGSVTANTAVICGNAYLGHVVPKLVSRVMPVSTQMVATEPLGDRADGLIPSDMCVEDVRYILDYFRLSADKRMIFGGGTVYGGTDPTDVRAKIRPNLEKVFPSLKGVKIDYAWSGNFALSFSRVPQMGKIGKNTYFAHGYSGHGVTGSHLFGRILSEAIHGDLSRFSQFEKLPWIPFPGGRMFRAQYSTIGSWWYQFKDAFGL
- a CDS encoding glutamine synthetase family protein → MNEDSNWLITADGVESIQAVVCDLNGILRGKRVPVGQAEKVLKGGIRMPLSIVGVDVWGEDIVGSSHVFASGDMDGICAATGRGALPVSWTLKPSAVVPLWLFKENGEPFLADPRQALANIVRQYHELGLRPVVASEMEFYLIDAEPDHAQPPISPYTGKRLDSDAILSIDELDDFGQFFSDVYAECERQNVPADSAVAENGIGQFEINLMHSDDPLKAADDALFFKRIIKGIARKHGFAATFMAKPYGMRSGSGMHMHFSLIDEDGNNVFDDGTPEGSDIMKHAVAGLTRGMAESTLLFAPHFNSYRRLRPDTHAPTSVSWGYENRTAAIRIPGGSNKARRIEHRVAGADANPYLVMAGILGAALVGIRNKWEPPAPVSGRAYLSQLPRIPSEWGSAVTAFENGSIVSEIFDADLRSMLIACKRQEIAGFAEQVTDFEFSAYLEIV
- a CDS encoding GntR family transcriptional regulator, with product MTTHEYAHRRLRQAIMVGSIRPGESLTIRGIAEAMESSPTPVREALRRLSSEGALRVLDNRRIMVPRMTADRFSELVSLRSVLEQHAARRAVPHITERRIDRLAEIDKAQDEAISRKDNGTALLLNQEFHRTLYTANPEQVIMPMVESIWLQLGPFLGIAMEHVAQLYFVDRHVEAIEALRKRDEDAVAAAIKADISEGIGGFERAAIENLLRLAGQ
- a CDS encoding MOSC domain-containing protein — translated: MQFGTTRELWRYPVSSLTGEQLETAELDEAGIVGDRQWGLFDKDSKAVAAPEKERRWRPVPGLQSRAAVDGPEISRDGTAWHALPSPTADTIASDHLEFPVQFLPFGETGAAPRYDRDHLHILTTSSLAHLQALLPTAILDIRRFRPNILIGTYAGDVDFVEQKLIGRILRAGNAVIEILEPCARCAFTALGQPGVPFDKDVLHTIAKHGGGGFGVLARVVAPGRIALGDTVTVD